The Dehalococcoidia bacterium genomic interval TGCGTCCGATTTTGATGACAGCGATGACTACCATCTTTGCTATGATTCCACTGGCGCTGGGGGCAAGTTCGGGAACAATGATTGCTGCTGAGTTAGGCGTTGTAGTCATCGGCGGGATGTTCAGTTCTACAGTGCTGACTCTCCTGGTCATTCCGGTAATCTATAGCCTGGTGGATGCTTTTCGCGAGCGGCGCAGAGAGAATAAGCTACGTTCTGCAAGTTAAATCAGTTGCAGGGGCGAATCCGTCTGACCCGCCACACGGATTCGCCCCTGCCGATTTGGGTGTAAACCCTATTGACAGCTTCTCTCAGTCATGATAACCTTGTTGCAATTGCAATAATTGCAGGAGAAACTAATAATGGTCGACGAATTGAAAAGCGCCTGGAGCGGAAAAGCTGCCGGACTGATAGAAAACTTCATCAAGTTGCATGAACGATTCGGATCTCCTTCTGCCGAGGAGGTGGCGGAGATCGAGGAGCGGACTCAGTCACTGGTTGCGGGCGATGAGCCGGATAAGATTGCCGGAGACTTGATTTTCTTCAGGATGAGCCGACTCCTATACCAGTCAGCCACGCTGACGATGGGTGAGTTGAGCGAGAAGCTGATGATACAAAAATACACTGCTACCCGATTGGTTTCCTGGTGGGTGAAGAAAGGATTTGCCGAGCGCTCGGGCGACCCAAGCGACCGGCGTATTGTAAAGGTGGCGCTGACGGAAAAGGGTCGCCAGTTTCAAGAGATCATCGAGGATATCGTCATGCGCAGAGTTCAGCATATCATGAAGCGCCTGACTCAGGATGAACAGATCATCTTCTTTCGATTATTCGAAAAGCTTGCCTCCCAGTAGCCCATCAAATGATTTCCAACCAATAGACAGGGGGATTCCCCGGCCATATAGTTGCATGCGCAATAGTTTCTTGTGCAACCAAATACTTAGGAGAGATTTAGTTGAGCAGTTGCCATCGGAAGTTCCCGGAAGTTACGGGCTTACATCAACGATTTCAAAGGAGTTCATATGATGACTAACGTCTTTCGAAAAGCAGGGAAACTGATTACGAGCAAGTACACGATACTGATAATCCTGGGATTGGTGCTTCTGATCCCGTTTGGCCTGGCGGCAACCAACCTGGAGCTGAAAACGGGTAATGACACCTTTGTATCCTCCAGTTCTGGAGTATACAAAGACTACGAGAAATTCACCGACCGTTTCAGTGATTCGGTTATCGTGGCGCTGCTTGCCGCCCCGGACTTATCCCAACTGCTGCAGCCGGAAAATCTGGCGGCGATGGAATTTGTGGAGACAAAGATGTCCGAAGAGCCGAACGTTGTCTCTGCGGTGGGTCCGGTGTTTCTCATCAAGCAGGCGGTTGCCAAGGAGAGCGGAAGTCCTGATCTGCCAAAGGATACCGAGGAGATTCTCAAGATCATCACCGATCCCGAAAGCGGTGAAATCCGGTCGAGTTTCACACAGATTTTCCCCGATAAGCAACATGCCTTTATCGCCGTAACGATCAGTGCAGCCATCTCGACCGATGAGGAGTCTGATCTGGTTGATGGGGTCAAAAAGACGACAGCCGCTGCCGGATTTGGAGAAAACGTCGATATCATTGTCACCGGAGTGCCGGTTACCAAGGTCGAAATGGCCGATACCATGGTAAGCAGCATGGTAAGCATGGTGATCCTGGCAGTGGTCTTGATGCTGGTTATTCTGGCATTGGTCTTCAGTGTGCGGGGTTTCTTTATGTGGCGGTGGCTGCCGTTGGCCGTCGTTTTCCTGGGCATCTTCTACGCTTTTGGCTGCATGGGATTGTTCAATATCCCCATCACTGTGGTCACCATGGCGGTCTTCCCCATCCTGATAGGGCTTGGCGTGGATTATGCCATCCAGTTTCATAACCGCTATGATGAAGAAGCCAGACGCGGAGAGACCTTTGCCGAGGCAGCCATCGATTCGGTGACCCACATCGGGCCGACAATTGGAATCGCCATTATCGCCGCCTGTCTCGGTTTTGCGGCCCTGTTCTTCTCTCCCATACCGATGGTCCAGGATTTCGGCCTTACACTGATTATCGGGGTGACGGCGTGCTATGTTCTCTCGATGCTTTTCCTGACCGCTATCTTGTACCGGCATGATCGGCGCAAGACCACTTCAACCAGAGTCTCTGAGGTGAAGCAAAAGCCGCAGACAGTGCAGGAGAGTAATGGGGTTGTGGAGAAAGGCCTCTCCCGCCTTGCGCCCTGGGTAATCAATCATCCGGCGATTATCATTGCCGTCGCTCTCATAGTCACCATCGCCGGGATGGTTGCCGATTCCCACATAGATACGATAGCCGATGAGACAAAGTTCATCTCCCAGACTACGCCGACTATGAGAGATTTCAACACCTTGCAGTCGCTGGGAGGCGGCCTCATGTCGACAAATTTACTCATTGAGGCTGATGATGTTACCGAACCGGCCATTCTGGAATGGATGCTGCAAACCGAGCAACGCATCAAACAGGAGAAGTCGGACCTTATCGCCGGGACAAATAGTGTTGCCGATCTGGTGATGCAGGCAAACGACGGCCAAATCCCTCAAAGCTCCGCAGAGATCAGGGAGATATTCGAAAACATCCCTCTTCCCGTCAAAAGAAATCTCATCACCGATGACTTTACCGCAGCCAATCTTATCGTCAGTTCTCCGGGCCGTGATCCTAAAATGCTTGAGGAACTGTCAGGATATTTAACAGATGAAACTGTCGATCATCCCAGTGGCACGAATGTTACCGTGACTGGGCTCAGTCAAATTATCCTTAAGCTGGCCGATGGCCTCACCACCGGCCGGGAAAAGATGACTCTGCTGGGGATTGTTTTTGTCTTCTTTGGGCTGATCCCGCTGTTCCGGTTCAAAGTGCTGCGTGCCCTCGTGGCGATTATCCCCATTGCCCTGATTATCGGGTGGTCAAGCGGGTTGATGTATATAACGGGTATCGACTACACTCCTCTGACGGCAACGCTGGGCGCGCTCATCATTGGCATCGGGGTGGAGTTCACCGTTCTATTGATGATGCGCTACTATGAAGAACGTGAAAAAGGTGTGAGAGTACGCGAGGCGATGACTATGGCCATAACCAAGATAGGCCGGGCTATATGTGCTTCAGGGCTTACCGTTATCGGCGGCTTTGGGGCGCTCTTGATCGCCACTGATTTCCCGATTCTGCGCGACTTCGGCATTGTAACCATGATCAATGTTTTCTTTGCGCTGGTGGCCACCCTGGTGGTTTTGCCGCCGATGATCGTCTTTCTTGACTCACGGCTTGAGAAGCGATCCCCGGCCAAATCAAATCCAAGATCATAAAAGGAGATTTCACCATGTTCAACAAAATAATGGTCCCCCTGGACGGTTCTGTACTCGCTG includes:
- a CDS encoding efflux RND transporter permease subunit; this encodes RPILMTAMTTIFAMIPLALGASSGTMIAAELGVVVIGGMFSSTVLTLLVIPVIYSLVDAFRERRRENKLRSAS
- a CDS encoding MarR family transcriptional regulator, producing the protein MVDELKSAWSGKAAGLIENFIKLHERFGSPSAEEVAEIEERTQSLVAGDEPDKIAGDLIFFRMSRLLYQSATLTMGELSEKLMIQKYTATRLVSWWVKKGFAERSGDPSDRRIVKVALTEKGRQFQEIIEDIVMRRVQHIMKRLTQDEQIIFFRLFEKLASQ
- a CDS encoding hydrophobe/amphiphile efflux-3 (HAE3) family transporter gives rise to the protein MMTNVFRKAGKLITSKYTILIILGLVLLIPFGLAATNLELKTGNDTFVSSSSGVYKDYEKFTDRFSDSVIVALLAAPDLSQLLQPENLAAMEFVETKMSEEPNVVSAVGPVFLIKQAVAKESGSPDLPKDTEEILKIITDPESGEIRSSFTQIFPDKQHAFIAVTISAAISTDEESDLVDGVKKTTAAAGFGENVDIIVTGVPVTKVEMADTMVSSMVSMVILAVVLMLVILALVFSVRGFFMWRWLPLAVVFLGIFYAFGCMGLFNIPITVVTMAVFPILIGLGVDYAIQFHNRYDEEARRGETFAEAAIDSVTHIGPTIGIAIIAACLGFAALFFSPIPMVQDFGLTLIIGVTACYVLSMLFLTAILYRHDRRKTTSTRVSEVKQKPQTVQESNGVVEKGLSRLAPWVINHPAIIIAVALIVTIAGMVADSHIDTIADETKFISQTTPTMRDFNTLQSLGGGLMSTNLLIEADDVTEPAILEWMLQTEQRIKQEKSDLIAGTNSVADLVMQANDGQIPQSSAEIREIFENIPLPVKRNLITDDFTAANLIVSSPGRDPKMLEELSGYLTDETVDHPSGTNVTVTGLSQIILKLADGLTTGREKMTLLGIVFVFFGLIPLFRFKVLRALVAIIPIALIIGWSSGLMYITGIDYTPLTATLGALIIGIGVEFTVLLMMRYYEEREKGVRVREAMTMAITKIGRAICASGLTVIGGFGALLIATDFPILRDFGIVTMINVFFALVATLVVLPPMIVFLDSRLEKRSPAKSNPRS